Proteins from a genomic interval of Cervus elaphus chromosome 13, mCerEla1.1, whole genome shotgun sequence:
- the LOC122706392 gene encoding LOW QUALITY PROTEIN: 28S ribosomal protein S16, mitochondrial-like (The sequence of the model RefSeq protein was modified relative to this genomic sequence to represent the inferred CDS: substituted 2 bases at 2 genomic stop codons): MVQLTPVLYKAYHGGHLTIRLALGGCTKWPFHHIVASPNKCPMDGHFMEQLGSYDPLSSSYGKKLISLNLDQIWHCIGCGAHLSKPVEKLLGLSGYFPQHLTVVTNAERLXQKQAXEVLLAAQKTDTEATETRELTSVNITVGTRSKSS, encoded by the coding sequence ATGGTCCAGCTCACTCCTGTCCTCTACAAGGCCTACCATGGAGGCCACTTAACCATCCGCCTTGCCCTGGGTGGCTGTACCAAATGGCCTTTTCACCACATTGTGGCTTCCCCCAACAAGTGTCCCATGGATGGCCATTTCATGGAGCAGCTGGGCTCCTATGATCCACTGTCCAGTAGTTATGGAAAGAAACTCATTTCTCTCAACCTGGACCAGATCTGGCATTGTATTGGTTGTGGAGCCCACCTCTCTAAGCCTGTGGAAAAGCTTCTGGGTCTTTCTGGCTATTTCCCTCAGCATCTGACGGTGGTCACAAATGCTGAGAGGTTGTGACAGAAACAGGCATGAGAAGTCCTCTTAGCTGCTCAGAAAACAGATACAGAGGCTACAGAAACAAGAGAATTGACTTCAGTGAACATAACAGTGGGAACAAGGTCGAAGTcctcttaa